From the Drosophila willistoni isolate 14030-0811.24 chromosome 2L unlocalized genomic scaffold, UCI_dwil_1.1 Seg168, whole genome shotgun sequence genome, the window TAGAATTGGTCTCACTGAATGATGATATAGATAATGATTTAGTGAGTGAGTGataatgatttaaatataatttaactTGTAGATTTTAGATTAAGAGTCAATaaagttaaaatttatgaGGGTGCTCcacgcaatttaaaaaaaaaaaaaatccaagtggaatacacacataaaaaaagaagTGGGCCACAGCGTTAGTCACACACATTTGTTGAAACTTACGGAAGAATCATATGCTCATCAGGTTGTCATATTCGTGGATAGCCAATAAAGGCATTGACTTCAGTAACAAATAAGCTAGAACCAGATGACCTTGATGATGAAAAAACCCATTTGAGTTATAAGGAACAATAGAGATGCCAAGAAGGGAAAAACAGAGTTTCGTACGTTAATTGGTTGGTAGAGCTTTAATACAAATGAATATGGAATAAAGACTTTCCCAAATTTTTTACAGAATAACTGGCGAGTCCTTGGGAAATTAAAAAGGATTTTGGCTTTAGAAATTAGCCTGTCGTCTTTCTTGGCCTTTTGGTCTAGTAGCAATAGCAACATGTTGATAGGATTGGCAGCTCAATTGTTATCGACATATTTGTTTTCTCTGACCATTGGTCATTGGagaaatttaagaaaaagaaaccgaAAAACTGAGAACCGTTCCGATCTGCCAATGCAACATGAATGGTTATCGgatacatttttaaaattacgGAAATAAgatgaataaggaaaatgctttAAGTGATAGACACCGGTGTCAATCACATCTCCTAAGAGACCCAGCAATAGCAATCGTCAATTATGTAAAAGACTAATGACGCCATTAAGAGGAAAATAAAGcactttaaaactttaaagtggatgaataaggaaaattaAACTTGTATTAAGGAAAAAAGTGATTCTATCGTAAAGGCTTTTACAAATAGAATGAGCTCTACCACTTCATGCGCCTGTATTTATACCCTTCCTGACAGTTGAATGTCAGAGCTAACTAGATGCAACTACACAACACTTCATTGTCAGTGTGGTAATTTTCGTTTATcgattattttgtatttttaataaCACTAATCGATAAGTGTTAAGCATCGACTAGAAGATTTAGTCTTCTAGTTAATCGATAAACGTTAATTATCGACTACTAGATTTTGAGCTCTGGGGCTGCCAAATTATTCACATGCATAAATAGAAAACAGctttatttgcaaaatttattttatttttggtaaatatttacttaagctactcgagatttcagtgttgaaaagtgaaaaaatcggctacagctagatttcagtgttggcaaacgctattttttatttggcgcgttgtttgcACGCCCTGGCTGCCAAATATTTTAAGCTTCTTTAAGTCGGAAAtagctacttttagctataatGCCGATAAAAACATGATTACAACAGGAAGGACAAAAAAATATCtataaagctaaaaaaaaataggaattatacaaaataattggatactgtttttgttttcttgcaaaagtgttaacaaaaaaatgataaaCATAAATGATGACTTGCATTTTGACTGTGTTAATTCAATCATCTTGATGAGAGGCTAAacgaaaatattttcaacacttttaatacttttctaacacgttttttttttttgttgtattctTAGACATGATTGATATTTTATGTGATTGATGTCTTTGCCGGTGCGGCATATCAGTTGAAACTTTTGCCCTATGTGGCGATATTAATAACAAATGACAGGAAAgctaaaaatatttctaaattgCTAGCAGACACACAAACGCATGAAGTTGAGTAATTTTTGTGTACAAACAACTTTTTAAATTACTTAATCGCAAAGTTTTTCGGGTGACAAAATATTTGTgcgaaaataaataaacagacAGGCAGACAGGCGGAGACGGAATGGAAAGAATGAGagaagaaatgaaaaattcaaaCCTGGCTAAGGTAAGGGACATAAAGAAACATAAATTGTGTTTATTATGAAagctatagcatacttttgtgcACAGTTTAAGACACGAAAAGAAAAGTGAACCAAagtgaagaaaaaagaaaaacccacacacacacaggaagACAAACAAACTGTGACAATGACATCCACCTTATCCTGACCccacaaagacacacacacactcactccgAACCATTTCATTAAAGCGCAATGAAGACATTCCCAAAAGTAGATGGAGACAGAAATGATGGAGAGAGGGACTAAAGGTAAAACCGGAGGATGAGTGTGTGAAACTTGGGGAAGGAAAGCtgttacaaaatatttgaaacaCTTGAATTTCTCCCAACTGACACACACGTAAGCACACAGAAGAGAAAGTCAAAGAGTGGGAGTGGCAGATGGAGATGGTTTGGTCGCCATCTTGGTATGCCTTGAAGCCGAAccataaaaaacaataaataatatttatgtgcCCTCTGATAAGCATACACACCCACCACACACAAcatctcacacacacaaaggagCATACATTCTTTTTGGAAGTGCATTCGCACATATTTCTGTTCATATCTAATAGCGAGAATTTGTGGCATGTATCAACTTGTCTcagcaaataacaaaaaagtgTGATACAGTTGCCTCCAAAACCATAGCACTAAGGGTTACTCTTTGACTTTATTACAATGAACTAAAAATCCTAATGAAAGCATTACATGTAAATACTCACCTGCTGTTGTCTCTCCTCCCCCCACCATGCAGAAAATAAAGTCATTTGAGGTGCACAGCCCAAgtgtgagtatgtgtgtgtacgtgAGTTGGTctttaagtgtgtgtgtgcgctcATAGACACATGCGCCTGTTTATATTAATAATGTTAACCTAATTATGTGATTAATATGCAAAATGTGCGACAGGATTAAAACGATGAGCGCTCTGTGTTTAATTATCAAATTAAACTCCATTTTCCACcgcttaaaattttttttctttttgctccCGTTCTGAAAAATTGCATAAACATTgataaaatatgcaaaataagTCTGTTTGTGGCAACTATTATTCCGACTATGCATATAGTGTGAAATGTTCATGGTAAGAGACCGAAAGGTACTCGAAAACTTTTGAGAATGCTTCATATAACAAGTTTGTgtgtaaaaagtttaaattttagaGCGCAATTTCCATcttttacaaattttgttcTCGAAAAAATCTTTACCAAGAACAAATACTTCCACAGCTAATTATTTGTAACGATATATTAAATGCACCGACAAATATCAGACTTATAGGTACTAGCCAAAATATAAGCCAAtaagtttttgttattataagGAAAAGTCACAAAACCACAATGTCTGTCCGAAAATACCCATTGTAAGCTTCGCTTATATTTTTACGCTTCATTTGGttataattctcaactagttttagcgttgaaggtATGGCTTGTGTACTGAAATTAAAGTTATTATTAAACTAGTTGGTATTAAATTaagtgtttttttatttatcaaaAAATCCTGGCCTTTATATATCAAATCTTTATATATTCAATCAATTCGAATTTATTCCATCAAATCATTTCATGGCTTTGTCCAACCCTTTGCCagaacttttctttacaaagaagaattattatttaaagtcCTTAATGTATTTACTATACTTCTTCTAGTTTCTTGCAGATAAGACATCTTCTTGCAGTAAGATTCggcaaaagaaatcaaaaatttacAGAGACTACTGAATATTGTGGCTAAAGTTTTAATAGACTTACATGATTGGTttagtgttttgttttaaatgaaatcaaagAATAATTAGGTTTTAGAGGAAATCCTTTAAAGTGTGTTTAATATATTTCTGTGTCTGCCCTCGTGTTTGTCCATCTACTTAAAgtcaatttgaaatttttgttcttttccgaTAAGTTTTGACCCATTAAACCTTTTAGCACACAGacaaacacgcacacacttaCGCACACAGACATAATCATTGATTACTTATAGTTCGATTAGTGGTTGAAATATTCAGTAACCAAACATTGCAATTGCATTTGAATATTCAACATCGACACGGTTCAGTATGGAATTGTCCAACTGAGTGCACAAAATGGACCAAATGGAAATGGACAGTAGGTCGGTTGACCAATCTATTAGCTCACATATCCCACTTAAATAACAGATAAAGCGTTTTGAGGTTTCACTAGTGTTCATTATCCAGTTTGACAGAATCAATATTAATTTGGCATTCCCTGagtaagaaaattaaattcgaTTTACATACCTTcatatatgtttgtacataATAACCAATTTAGCGTAATGAAATTTATAAGTAAATGTAAATTGTTATAGTAAATCAATGAAATGCGGGAATATTGAAACCTTGAAGATTATATTGGTCAAGAtggttttctttatttaattaccaATTATTTTGCTGTTCGATTGGCAAATATAAATCGAATTCCGGGCCCAATGCATGGTCAGAAATCTAAGGACTAAGCCTAAGAAagcatattttaaattaaattaattaaatttaaattaaatattttgaaaggTAACTGAAGAAAAAGTAAAGTTACTGTACtctaatattatttaattttaaacaacACTTAAGAAATAATTTAAGGActaaatttgtaaaacatTCTTCAACGAACCAAcaagttttacttttttatgtCAATTTGACAATAATATTAATGTTTACATCCCGATTATCATGGAGGAAGGAGATGAAAAGCCCGTTCCAAGCGGGCCTTTGTCATCCTATATATAGATCTCATCATGGACACGGGGATTTCGAGCTCTTTGTGAATTACCGTATTTGAGTGCACCAGGTGGACATTAGAAATTGTTCTGAGTGCTCGATTTTGAAACCGTCTGAAATGCTTGCCGTGACCCGAATTGGAACTCCCTAAATCCTGATAGGCTTTAGATGGAACTGAATGAAACTTCTATTATTAATAGAAGATTCAAACTTATAAGCTTTAATCATTTtcgaataaataaataacttttATGAGTACACCTTTTAGGACAGCTATTAAATTTAACGGATATTATGACCGTCAACCCGAttaccaagaaaaaaaatatgtttaaaaaaaaaatttactttcaGCTAGAAAagttaacaaaaacaacaacgtgTGAATCAAAATAGATTTCCGGTTAAAGTATAAGGTATAAacgaatttaaaattttaggGAATTCGTTTACCTTTTGAAGatttgaaaagaattgaattaattattatttatataaacaaaaatgcaGCAAATTTTCCTATTATTCCAGCAATGTTGGACTCTCTTAAGGAAAAGGtgaaaattaatacaaattaaGGAGAATCTAGTAAATAGTTGAAAAcaataattgcattttaacTATAAATCGGACCTTAGCATGACGGCAATTTCTCTTAGCCTGGCTAATAAAATAATTGAGGATTGATTTGTTTgcaatattattaaagagtTACTCCAAGAACATATAAAACTTGTTTTCGGTTTCTTAATTCATTTGATATTCTTCTATCTAGCCACCACATCAATATGAAAAATTCTTTTCGACCCTTCAAATACGTAAAAgggttgttttgttttgtccaAATTTCTGTCGATTCATTGCCATGACCGTTTCAAGCTTTCGAAAACTTCCTTTTACGTTTCATGGCTCGAAGATTCAAAACATGATTAACCATGTAACTGGCTATAAAAGAGGGCCACACAATTCCGATTGAGTTTAGTCTGGCAAAATGCTTGGACACATACCATTACAGAGTTGGCTGCGTCTGTTGGAGCTGCTGGCCCTCCTGTTCTCTGGAATCTCTAGTTCACCGATATTTGCTATTGAAGCAGAGCGAAATATAAGCGGTTTTATCCACAATGTCATAAAGCATTTGCATTCTCGTGAGGCTTTTGAGAGTTTTGTCATCTTCGAGACGAATCGTGATCTTTTGGGTCCACCGCATATAATTCATCAGAGTCTGGAGTATTTACTGGTCACGGATCTGGGTGTGCCGATTGTCAATTGGGGTCTACGACCCAATGTTAGCCTGCGGCATTTGTTGGGCTATAGAAGCATGGTCTTTGTTCCGATTGGCAGTGTGTTACCCTCAGAGGAACCTGTATTGCGAGTCCTGACCGATGCCCTTTCGGGTCTACAACTGAATCAGCTGCTATTCATCTATAGGGGACTGAAAAATTATCCACCCTCAAGGAAACAATTGAAATCATTTTTCAACTGGTGTTGGCAAAATAAATTCCTGAATGTTTTAATGATTTTACATCGAATTGGATTACTAAATGTCAAtggaaatttcaaaattaatacCTATCATGAGGTTATGAGTTACACACCATTTCCCGTTGTCACATTACTCAATATGACGGGAAGACATTACAATGGATTTGGAATTGTCCATAATGTTCGTGGCTATGAATTTCATACTCCTGTTTTTCAAGATGCTCCCACAGTATTTCAGGTGAGTCAAAAAGGTTTGCCAAAGCATTAAGAAAGGTTGGAAAATACgaagaattatttaaataatttgtagCTAAAATTATTACACAAAATTTGGTAAATTTACCAGTCTGCATGCTAAGACCATGAACCATGCTAGGTtcctataaataaaattcaaataaatattcttCTTTCTTAACAATTATTTAGACAATACAAGAACAAACAAATTGTCATAAtacgcaacaacaaaaaatgcatCTTTTATCTCTTtaaaacttttctattgatttattttaagaTTTATGATTTAAAAGTTTCACTCAACTAGCATTTCGAAATtgtgacaaaaaaaattagGTCTAGATAAAATTGCCAGAATATTTAATCCAATCAAAGAACTTGTTTGGACAAATCTAAACCAGCAATTAATCCAGATCCACTTGGCCGTCCCTAGTATTAAGCTCTCAATCCATTTAACCTTCTTCATTATGGCCTTAGGATATTTGATCCATTGATTGCAATATTTCTGAGCTGATTGGCAGATATAGGACAGAGaggaaattttcaaaaatgagTTATCATTCGAATTTAATGGtggaaaattctttaaaaaaatggttaatttttttttgtttggaattaagTGGAATTAAGTGCAGAAAATTGAAATCTTTTATAACAAAACCTAGCCAAATATGgaaattttgcaaataaaatgtcttgatatataaaaaagataTCCTCTTTAAAAAAGATACAGGGACAACTGTGCAATGCAAAAAGTAGACAAAATGTGTAAAAAGTACATTGATTAACGATGTctttaaaacattaaaaaaattttctagTTTTCCTTTAAATTCGTTTCCAAACTTTTTACATTTAAAgctttataaaaaatataaaaattaaaatatttaattaatttttgttaaccCAATATGATCCACACTTCCTTCCATTATTTGTGCAATTGAAATCTCTGATTCAAAACATAAGTTTAGTTTGAACATAAATCCTTTGGGGTCTTAACACTTATTAAACGATTAAGCTAGGTTGGTAAGTTTacaaattttcattatttaatatcaaataacaacaattaaaacagttttgcatgaaaaAGCTAACAAAATTTAAGGTTATTGCTAGCCTCGAGAAATGATTTTCACATATTGCCTTTGCCTCCAAATTATTTCAGCTCTCTGACGGCCGACTTTCTGGTAATGTTGGCGTTCTCTTTTCCGGCTACGTTCATCACATTAAGGGAAGACTTAGCCTACGGCGAATACCGAATGTGAATAGGTACAATTACCATGACCATACGCTGCTGGCCGCAGCTCGAGGCGAGATCGAAATGGGCGTGCATCCATATTCCCAGATGGTGCCACATTCAGAGCTGACAGCAGGCAGTTTTCCGCTTGGCACAACGAATGCTTGTCTGATGGTGCCATGGCAAAGGCAGTCACCTCCGGCAAGATTCATGAAGTTTGCCATCCATGTAAATGGTTGTTTTCTACTTGTTCTACTGCTGGCCATGATGGTGACCTGGCAGCTTTGGGCAAATGATGGTTCGCGAGGCATCTACCTGGCCTTTGCTGTCTTTTATCTACAGTCATTGCAGACATCCATTTTCCAGAGACTAACAGATGCATACAAGTGCATTCATGTGGCCGCCCTTTTGGCCGCCTTTGTGCTCTGGACCATGAGAATGGGTAATCTTTCATCAATTTTCAGTGCCCAGGTAGGTGGACCACAGATCGACACCGTGCAAGATTTCTTAGAGTCTCCATTGCGCATCATGTTGACAAGTAGCGAGGTCTCCATGTATTTCACAGCTAATCGTTTGCCCAGCGCACTAAAGCATCGCCTCCTGGTGGTCAATAGCTCCACATTAATCCATCATCTAAATACTCTAAATACAAGTTTCGCCTACTGCAGCAATGCGGAGCACTCTCAGTTTCTCCAGTTGCAACAAAGGCGCTTGCGTCGCCCACTTTTCCGCCTGGCCAGTCCAAATCTCTGCACTCCTACCTATTTCCTGAGATTTCCCATTCAAAATAACTCACCATTCGAACAGAGTTTCTAcagattttatatatttgcccAACAATTTGGTTTCTGGCGTTACTGGCGACTCGATAGCTATagaaaatcaattgaaatgGGTTTAGTTCCCGTACTTGAGGATTCGGATGAACCATTCAAAAAGTTGACTCTGAGCGATTTTCAATTGCTATTGAAAATGTATATCGCATCGTTGATGGGCTGCAGTTTGATTCTTCTAGGAGAGATCATGTGGAATCGATGCAGGTAGCCCAGAGTTGATGAGTTTCGCAAACAGAATTCTTTACTATAAAGAGATTATTTGGTTTAAGTGAGCTAGTTCTGTTCTAAGTTAAATACATACCCATACCAAATGTTAATGTGGCACGAATTTAGCCCCTTTCTTTGAGTCTGTTAATTTCCCGGATAACCCGAATGAAACTCTGTGACAGCAATAAAGTACAGCTAAAATAAcctttgattattttataaaaatgtttgttattcaattttagtttttttttttttttaccaaaaaAGCCTTTGGCAAAAATTAAGTTTCTATCGAAAACATTCACCAAGTGGGCAACTCGGCACTGATATCGGCCGCAGCAGCTGTTTTTGTCATCTCCAACGACTATATTGCGCGGAAttgatattttaaaatattttgtgaaATGTCAAAAATTTACATGACACCAAAATTTTACTTGGCAGATTTCAAAAACAG encodes:
- the LOC26528754 gene encoding uncharacterized protein LOC26528754 is translated as MLGHIPLQSWLRLLELLALLFSGISSSPIFAIEAERNISGFIHNVIKHLHSREAFESFVIFETNRDLLGPPHIIHQSLEYLLVTDLGVPIVNWGLRPNVSLRHLLGYRSMVFVPIGSVLPSEEPVLRVLTDALSGLQLNQLLFIYRGLKNYPPSRKQLKSFFNWCWQNKFLNVLMILHRIGLLNVNGNFKINTYHEVMSYTPFPVVTLLNMTGRHYNGFGIVHNVRGYEFHTPVFQDAPTVFQLSDGRLSGNVGVLFSGYVHHIKGRLSLRRIPNVNRYNYHDHTLLAAARGEIEMGVHPYSQMVPHSELTAGSFPLGTTNACLMVPWQRQSPPARFMKFAIHVNGCFLLVLLLAMMVTWQLWANDGSRGIYLAFAVFYLQSLQTSIFQRLTDAYKCIHVAALLAAFVLWTMRMGNLSSIFSAQVGGPQIDTVQDFLESPLRIMLTSSEVSMYFTANRLPSALKHRLLVVNSSTLIHHLNTLNTSFAYCSNAEHSQFLQLQQRRLRRPLFRLASPNLCTPTYFLRFPIQNNSPFEQSFYRFYIFAQQFGFWRYWRLDSYRKSIEMGLVPVLEDSDEPFKKLTLSDFQLLLKMYIASLMGCSLILLGEIMWNRCR